The sequence GGGCGGGTTGGTTGACCACAGGGCCTCACTTACACTTGGAGGTTTGGTACAAAGATCAACCGCGTAATCCACTGGCCTATCTAATCGATTAAAATGCGCCTACCGAATTATTTATCATCCCGCAAAACTTTCTATGTAATTGGAATTGCATTAGTTTTTGTGATGGGATATTGGGCGGGAGTAACCAAGGGCTACCATCAGAGAATCAATATGCAAAACCTGGGGGCGACTTGGCAACAGGAAATTAGCGGGTACAAAAAAACTACGCCCAGCTTTTCTTTATATGAAGATGTGGTGAACTTATTGAAAGATAAATATTATGGCGATATCGATTATCCTGATTTGTTATACGGCAGTATTAAGGGGGCGGTGGATTCTTTGGGCGACCACTATACTTCTTTTAGCACGCCGGCCGAAAGCAAAGATTTTTTTACTAGTCTAAATGGCATTTATGAAGGCGTCGGTATAGAGATGGACTATGTGGACGACATCCTTACTGTGGTTACTCCTATAGATGATTCCCCGGCCGCCAAGGCGGGGATTAAACCCAAAGACCAGATTATAGCTATCGACGGCACCAGTACGATGGGACTGACTTTAGATGAGGCAGTTAGATTAATCCAAGGCTTAAAGGGTACTAAAGTGGTTTTGGCAATCCAACGGGCCGATGAAGATCAGCTGCTAGAAATAACTATCACTAGGGATATCGTAAAAATTCCCAGTGTTAAACTATTATCTTCCGCAGATGGGTTGGCGGTTGTTGGAATCGCCAAATTCAGCAATGATACTGAAAAGCTTTTCTCTAAACTGATTGGGGAAATGATTAAATCAGGCGTGAAAGGCATAGTTTTAGATCTGCGTAATAATCCCGGCGGATTTTTGGATGTGGGAGTGAAAATCGCTAATGAATTTATTCCTGATGGGATGATCGTGGAAGAGCGGTTCAAGGATGGCAAAGTCACTCCCTTTTATGCGGACGGAGCCGGAAAGCTAATCAAACTGCCGGTAGTAGTGTTGGTTAATGAAGGCAGTGCTTCGGCAGCCGAGATTGTGGCCGGGGCCCTACAGGACAGTGGAAGGGCCACTGTAGTGGGAGAACCCACCTATGGCAAGGGTAGTGTCCAGGAAATTGAGGAGATGCCAGATGGGTCTACCCTCCGCATCACTATAGCGCACTGGTATACCCCCAGGGGGCGGTCTATTAGCCAAGCAGGTATTAAGCCTGATATATTAATAGAGGCGGACCAGGAGAGCGATCAGGACACCCAGCTAGATAAAGCCCTCGAAATATTAAAGAAACTAATTAAATAAATGAAAGTTATTCTTACAAAGGAAGTAGCGGGGTTGGGGCATAGCGGCGAAGTCAAGGAAGTGGCCGATGGTTATGCTAGAAATTTTTTGATGCTTCGGGGTTTGGCTGAGATGGCGACTCCAGAAAAAATCGACCAACTAAAGAAACAGCAAGAGAAGCAGCAAAGAGAATTCGAATCTTTACACAAGAAATGGGCCGAGATTGTCCAATCTCTTCCTGATATTCACCCTGTGTTTAAACGCAAAGCTTCTAAATTGGGTAAGTTGTTTGCCGGAGTGGGAGCAGATCAGATTGCTTTAGCTCTGGCCGAGCAGGTCAAAATCAAGATTGATCCAGCTTGTATAATTTTAGATAAACCAGTTAAAAGCCTTGGCGAGCATATTGCGAGAGTAGTATTTTCTCCCGAAATCCAAGGCGAACTGAAATTAACTGTCCTCTCGGAATAATTACTGTTCGAACATAGTGAGAACTAAAATAGTTCTCGGCAACAGCCTCGAACAATAATTTATTACTAAATTATTAATATGGCAAACCAAGATTTAATGAAAGATATTGTGGCGCTGTGCAAACGCCGCGGGTTGATTTACCCGAGCTCGGAAATCTACGGCGGATTTGCCAATACCTGGGATTATGGTCCCTATGGAGTGTTGTTGAAAAACAATGTCAAAAAAATCTGGTGGGAAGATATGGTGCAAAAGCGCTCGGATATTGTTGGACTGGATAGCGCTATATTAATGAATCCCAAAGTCTGGGAGGCCTCCGGCCACTTGACCGAATTCACTGATCCACTGGTGGAGTGCAAAAAATGCCATGCCCGATTTAAAGCCGAGCAAGAATTAGATAAGTGTTCCAATTGTAAGTCCACCGAATTAACTCCGGCCAAACAATTTAATTTGATGTTCAAAACCCATATCGGTCCCACTGAAACTGCGAGTAATGTCACATATCTCCGGCCGGAAACCGCACAGGGGATTTTTGTTAATTTTAAAAATGTATTAGATTCCACTCGCGTAAAATTGCCATTTGGCATCGCCCAAATCGGCAAATCTTTCCGCAACGAAATTACCCCAGGTAACTTTACTTTTCGGACCCTAGAGTTTGAACAACAAGAAATGCAATACTTTACCTATCCCCAAAATGCGAACGCTGATTTTGAAAAGTGGCGTCAAGCTAGATTCGATTGGTTTATCGGACTAGGTATTAATAAGAATAAATTGCGGCTAGAAAATCATCCCGAAGATAAATTAGCTCATTACGCCAAAGCCGCTACTGACGTCGAATATGAATTTCCATTTGGTTGGTCGGAGCTGGAAGGCATCCACAATAGAGGAGATTATGATTTGTCTCAGCATGAGAAGTTTAGTGGGCAAGATTTGCATTATTTCAACGATGAGGCTAAAGAAAAGTTTGTGCCTTATGTTATAGAAACTTCTGGTGGGGTCGACCGAGCGACTTTAGCTTTTTTGGTGGACGCTTACAAAGAAGAAGAAGTGAAGGGTGAAAAGCGCACAGTGCTTTCGCTTCATCCTAAATTAGCTCCCATCAAAGCCGCGATTTTGCCGTTAGTTAAAAAAGATCCAGAATTAGTGAAAATGGCCAAGGAAATTTATGAAACCTTAAAAGCGGATTTCTTTGTGGAGTATGACGAAGACGGCACCGTAGGGAAGCGCTACCGCCGCCAAGACGAGATTGGCACCCCGTTTTGTATCACCGTAGACTCGGATTCCTTGAACGATAAAACTGTCACCATCCGCCACCGCGATAGTATGGAACAGGACCGAGTGACTATCGCCGAATTAGGGGATTGGCTGAAAAACAAGTTAGGTTAGTTATTTAGAGCTGACGGACCACATTAATTTATGCCAGGTGCGAAAAGCATCGGCAATTTTGGGGTTCACGATAACAGTTAAACTGCTATCATCGATAGCAGCATCTTCGCCAACAGTCACAATCACTACATGGTCACCGAAAATATCGACACTAGCATCGGTAGAAAATTCTTTCGGTAAAAATTTATAGTCTTTACTGTGCCAATTTTTTAACATCTCACTTTTACCATGTTTTACAGTGTGATCAAACAGGGTATAAAATTTAATGTTTTTCTTTTTAGCTTCTCTTTCGAATTGTTCCAAAAAGACGCGGATTTTTTTATCGGCCAATTGACCAGAACCGCCTAAAGTATAGACATCTTCTTTTAGACGCAGAATGTCACGCATATAATTTTTCCATCCTTCCAGTCCTTTATAAATAAACACCTCGTCTTGGTGGGGGACGGATTTATAGAGTTTTTCCAGTACAGGAATTACCTTTTGGAGAGCCTGTTGTTTTTCACCTAAAATATCCGAAAGCTTGTTGGGATCAACGGCTTGATAATGGTTTTCTTTACTACCTAAAATCTCAAACACCAATCCCTTCTCAATCAGGCGTTTGATGGCGTCGTAGACATTCCGGCGGTGGATTTTTGACTCCTCGGCGATGGCTCCTACTGCCATCTCGCCTCCCTTAATTAAAGTCTCATAGATTTGAGCTTCGTTCTTGGTTAGGCCTAAATCGGTCAAAACTTGTAGATACATTTATGAGCTCCTAGAGCCATTTATTGATAAAAAAAGAAGACTTTTTTGGAAGGTATTTCGAAGTGTTTATCAGGTATAAATTCCTTAGAGGTGATAACCGCTACCTCATGGTGATATTCACCACTCTTATTATATCGCGTATTTTTAACTTAGTCAATTGCGAGAAAGGTTTGCACTTTTGGAGGTGAGGTATGGCCAGAAGAGGCCAGGGAGGCGGGGTCCTCCTTAAAAACCCTCTTTCTGTCACAGACTATCATCCCTTGTCTGTCTGACGAGCTCAAAAGAGCGAAACAGAATATAAAATTAGTTATTAAAAGGAGATAAAAATGAATAAAAACAATTGGCTTTGGTCTGGTGTCGTGGTGCTAGTTATGATAATAATTTTAGCGCTAAGCTTCGATTCCGCTAAAGATGATTCAAAAACAGAAAATAAGCTAATTAAAATTGGGATCGTGACTGATTTAACTGGCCAGGCAGGTTATTGGGGCGAATCAACCAGGGCGGGAGCAGAGCTAGCTAAAACAGAATTAGCCGAAGAAGGATATAAGGTCGAATTAGTGTTTGAGGATTATCAACTGGATCCAGCCAAGGCCTTAACTGCAGCTCAAAAATTAATTAATGCCGATCAGGTTGATGCGATTTATGCTGAATTTAATCCAGCTGCCATCACTATAAGTTCTTTTCTAAAAGAACAAAAACCTATTTTGTTTGTTTATGATGCGGCACCAGAATCGCCCTTGCAAACATCACCTTATGTTTATAAGTCATATCTAGATTTTCATAAAGGGTGTCATGAGTTAGCTCAAACATTCAGAGACCAAGGGATTGATAAAATTGGCTTATTAAAACTAAACTGGGAAACTACGGACATCTGCATAAAAGGGTTAGAGGAGGTCTATCAGAAAGACAAGATAGTGACAGAGGCTTATAACTTCGGTGATGCTGATGTGCATACCCAAGTGTTAAAACTAAAGAATCAAAATGTGGGTGCAGTAGTCAACGTTACATTGCCGGCAGAAACTCTCACGTCACTGAAAGCCATTAAAGACATTAATTGGAGTGTGCCTTACGGCACAGAAACGGATGCTATTATTCCGGATATTGAGAAGATCTATGCCAAAGAGCTGAAAGATGCTGAAATATTTGGCTTTAAGCCTGTGGATGCTTCCTTTGTCCAAAAACTCGATAAAGATCTAATCTCTTACGAAGGAGCCGCTCTGGCTTACACCCACATCAAACAAATGGCGAAGGCAATTGGCCAATGCGATCAAGATATGGATTGCGTCGTCAAAAAAATGGATAGCTCTCCGGCAAGCTCGGCCATTTCATTCAATCGCTTTATTAACCATATTGCTAATTTTGATTTAGTGGTCAATAAGCACCAATAACTAATCTCTAAATCCAA is a genomic window of Patescibacteria group bacterium containing:
- a CDS encoding S41 family peptidase is translated as MRLPNYLSSRKTFYVIGIALVFVMGYWAGVTKGYHQRINMQNLGATWQQEISGYKKTTPSFSLYEDVVNLLKDKYYGDIDYPDLLYGSIKGAVDSLGDHYTSFSTPAESKDFFTSLNGIYEGVGIEMDYVDDILTVVTPIDDSPAAKAGIKPKDQIIAIDGTSTMGLTLDEAVRLIQGLKGTKVVLAIQRADEDQLLEITITRDIVKIPSVKLLSSADGLAVVGIAKFSNDTEKLFSKLIGEMIKSGVKGIVLDLRNNPGGFLDVGVKIANEFIPDGMIVEERFKDGKVTPFYADGAGKLIKLPVVVLVNEGSASAAEIVAGALQDSGRATVVGEPTYGKGSVQEIEEMPDGSTLRITIAHWYTPRGRSISQAGIKPDILIEADQESDQDTQLDKALEILKKLIK
- the rplI gene encoding 50S ribosomal protein L9 — translated: MKVILTKEVAGLGHSGEVKEVADGYARNFLMLRGLAEMATPEKIDQLKKQQEKQQREFESLHKKWAEIVQSLPDIHPVFKRKASKLGKLFAGVGADQIALALAEQVKIKIDPACIILDKPVKSLGEHIARVVFSPEIQGELKLTVLSE
- a CDS encoding glycine--tRNA ligase — protein: MANQDLMKDIVALCKRRGLIYPSSEIYGGFANTWDYGPYGVLLKNNVKKIWWEDMVQKRSDIVGLDSAILMNPKVWEASGHLTEFTDPLVECKKCHARFKAEQELDKCSNCKSTELTPAKQFNLMFKTHIGPTETASNVTYLRPETAQGIFVNFKNVLDSTRVKLPFGIAQIGKSFRNEITPGNFTFRTLEFEQQEMQYFTYPQNANADFEKWRQARFDWFIGLGINKNKLRLENHPEDKLAHYAKAATDVEYEFPFGWSELEGIHNRGDYDLSQHEKFSGQDLHYFNDEAKEKFVPYVIETSGGVDRATLAFLVDAYKEEEVKGEKRTVLSLHPKLAPIKAAILPLVKKDPELVKMAKEIYETLKADFFVEYDEDGTVGKRYRRQDEIGTPFCITVDSDSLNDKTVTIRHRDSMEQDRVTIAELGDWLKNKLG
- a CDS encoding helix-turn-helix domain-containing protein, with the protein product MYLQVLTDLGLTKNEAQIYETLIKGGEMAVGAIAEESKIHRRNVYDAIKRLIEKGLVFEILGSKENHYQAVDPNKLSDILGEKQQALQKVIPVLEKLYKSVPHQDEVFIYKGLEGWKNYMRDILRLKEDVYTLGGSGQLADKKIRVFLEQFEREAKKKNIKFYTLFDHTVKHGKSEMLKNWHSKDYKFLPKEFSTDASVDIFGDHVVIVTVGEDAAIDDSSLTVIVNPKIADAFRTWHKLMWSVSSK
- a CDS encoding ABC transporter substrate-binding protein encodes the protein MNKNNWLWSGVVVLVMIIILALSFDSAKDDSKTENKLIKIGIVTDLTGQAGYWGESTRAGAELAKTELAEEGYKVELVFEDYQLDPAKALTAAQKLINADQVDAIYAEFNPAAITISSFLKEQKPILFVYDAAPESPLQTSPYVYKSYLDFHKGCHELAQTFRDQGIDKIGLLKLNWETTDICIKGLEEVYQKDKIVTEAYNFGDADVHTQVLKLKNQNVGAVVNVTLPAETLTSLKAIKDINWSVPYGTETDAIIPDIEKIYAKELKDAEIFGFKPVDASFVQKLDKDLISYEGAALAYTHIKQMAKAIGQCDQDMDCVVKKMDSSPASSAISFNRFINHIANFDLVVNKHQ